The nucleotide window AGTTGGCATTGTTGTTGTCCTTGACCAGGCGACCAAGCTCTGGATTCGAGCACATCTCATGCTTGGACAACAGGTGTCGATTGTAGATAGTTTTTTGAACTTAATCTATACGATGAACCAGGGGATAGCGTTTGGTTTTTTCTCTAGCAACAGGCACCCTTACAAGAAAGTCTTGCTAACTTTCGGGGCGATCGTTGCTGTTTTTGTGTTCTCCTGGTTCGCAGCCCATTATGGCGGGAAACGACGCTCGATTATGTTTGCGGTCTCGCTGCTCATTGGAGGAACCGTGGGTAACCTCATTGACCGCATGTCCTATGGGGCCGTCATCGACTTCGTGGACTTGCATTACAAGCATCTATATCATTGGCCGGCCTTCAACGTTGCGGACACGGCAGTTACTCTGGCTACTCTGATCCTTCTCGCGAGGATAGTCAGAATGAGTTCCGGCAAGAAGTGCACAGTCGCGCCTACAAAGAGCCCCTCAGACTAAGTTCTTCAGCCACCGGCGGAGCAGGAACTTCCCGAGCGATAGCATGATCGCCCCGACGACCACGGTTACAGCAACCTCGGCTGAGAAATCTGCGATGGCCGTGCCCACAGCCGTCCCGGCGGCCGGAGGATGCTCTGTGTCCGTTACGACCATTATGAAGATCGCACACCCAACGG belongs to bacterium and includes:
- the lspA gene encoding signal peptidase II, encoding MSEESRAHGSLRVFFANCLSSWLFLATVGIVVVLDQATKLWIRAHLMLGQQVSIVDSFLNLIYTMNQGIAFGFFSSNRHPYKKVLLTFGAIVAVFVFSWFAAHYGGKRRSIMFAVSLLIGGTVGNLIDRMSYGAVIDFVDLHYKHLYHWPAFNVADTAVTLATLILLARIVRMSSGKKCTVAPTKSPSD